From the genome of Miscanthus floridulus cultivar M001 chromosome 10, ASM1932011v1, whole genome shotgun sequence, one region includes:
- the LOC136490192 gene encoding uncharacterized protein, whose translation MTMPPAEDESAGDHPGVAECLRLLDAVPAAAASSPAFRRHWPSISASLAALSASLASPAFPPAAPLLAPLAAALRALLSVSAAGDAHAPRLGHLHTVSLLSSTAAELSQLAADARLLASAPAPAHSSSSSGSAAEDALVSRLRLGSAASRAAALEELATTATTLPAPSAAAAVSAVAALLDSAAGGGGGDLRERAVAALAALAVSDAARPALAQEAGAVVPHLCRALESGSAAEHACAALLPLTSSSRDAAAAVAARGGVAALLSACAGGTPAAQASAAGVLRNLAAFPDLLPAFRDEGGAVPLLLLQLVSLGTPRAQEQALGCLQRLTAGDGDEAQRLKVDVFQAGALACVRDFLDGGSSSSGDEPPGLAPALGLLRNMASFRYIAEIAAASGSGGGGSFVAHVAAALGSDRSDTRTEAALALAELCVNAGGGRIGKAARRQQQQHYEAIVADAAVPRLVWMLEAKAAGERDAAARALVAVLAASSACRKAFRKDERGVVNAVQLLGDPSGSGVEERRFPVWVLLAVAQSRRCRKQMVAAGACGFLQGLVAAEVEGAKRLAECLGKGKMLGVFPRT comes from the coding sequence ATGACCATGCCGCCGGCGGAGGACGAGTCGGCGGGGGACCACCCGGGCGTCGCGGAGTGCCTGCGGCTGCTGGACGCGGTGCCCGCCGCGGCGGCCTCCTCCCCGGCGTTCCGCCGCCACTGGCCGTCCATCTCCGCGTCGCTCGCCGCGCTGTCGGCGTCCCTCGCCAGCCCGGCCTTCCCGCCCGCCGCGCCGCTGCTGGCCCCGCTCGCCGCCGCGCTCCGCGCGCTGCTCTCCGTGTCCGCCGCGGGGGACGCGCACGCGCCCAGGCTCGGCCACCTCCACACCGTCTCGCTgctctcctccaccgccgccgagctCTCCCAGCTCGCCGCCGACGCGCGCCTCCTCGCctccgcgcccgcgccggcccactcctcctcctcctccggttcCGCCGCGGAAGACGCGCTCGTCTCCCGGCTCCGCCTGGGGTCCGCGgcctcccgcgccgccgcgctGGAGGAGCTAGCGACCACCGCCACCACTCTGCCAGCGCCATCCGCGGCCGCGGCCGTCTCCGcggtggcggcgctgctcgactccgccgccggcggcggcggaggcgacctCCGCGAGCGCGCCGTGGCCGCGCTGGCCGCCCTCGCGGTCTCCGACGCCGCGCGCCCTGCCCTCGCGCAGGAGGCCGGCGCCGTGGTGCCGCACCTGTGCCGCGCGCTGGAGTCCGGGTCCGCCGCCGAGCACGCGTGCGCGGCGCTGCTCCCGCTGACGTCGTCGTCGCGGGACGCGGCGGCAGCCGTGGCCGCGCGCGGCGGGGTGGCGGCGCTCCTGTCCGCCTGCGCCGGCGGGACACCCGCGGCGCAGGCGTCCGCGGCCGGGGTGCTCCGCAACCTCGCGGCCTTCCCGGACCTCCTGCCGGCGTTCCGCGACGAGGGCGGCGCAGTGCCGCTGCTGCTCCTGCAGCTGGTCTCCCTGGGCACGCCGCGCGCGCAGGAGCAGGCGCTCGGGTGCCTGCAGCGCCTCACCGCGGGGGACGGCGACGAGGCGCAGCGGCTCAAGGTGGACGTCTTCCAGGCGGGCGCGCTGGCGTGCGTCAGGGACTTCCTcgacggcggcagcagcagcagcggcgacgAGCCGCCGGGGCTGGCACCCGCGCTGGGCCTCCTCCGCAACATGGCCTCGTTCCGGTACATCGCCGAGATTGCCGCTGCGtccggctccggcggcggcggcagcttcGTGGCGCATGTGGCCGCCGCGCTCGGCAGCGACCGGTCCGACACGCGCACGGAGGCCGCGCTGGCGCTCGCGGAGCTCTGCGTTAACGCAGGAGGTGGCAGGATAGGCAAGGCcgcgcggcggcagcagcagcagcactacGAGGCCATCGTCGCGGACGCCGCCGTCCCGCGGCTGGTGTGGATGCTGGAGGCGAAGGCCGCGGGCGAGCGCGACGCCGCGGCGCGCGCGCTGGTGGCTGTCCTGGCCGCGTCGAGCGCGTGCCGCAAGGCGTTCCGGAAGGACGAGCGCGGCGTGGTGAACGCGGTGCAGCTGCTTGGGGACCCGTCCGGGTCTGGCGTGGAGGAGAGGCGGTTCCCCGTGTGGGTGCTGCTGGCGGTGGCGCAGTCCCGGCGGTGCCGGAAGCAGATGGTGGCCGCGGGCGCGTGCGGGTTCCTGCAGGGCCTGGTGGCCGCCGAGGTGGAGGGCGCCAAGCGCCTCGCCGAGTGCCTAGGCAAGGGCAAGATGCTGGGCGTGTTCCCGCGGACGTGA